The following coding sequences are from one Hippopotamus amphibius kiboko isolate mHipAmp2 chromosome 9, mHipAmp2.hap2, whole genome shotgun sequence window:
- the LOC130829309 gene encoding proline-rich protein 36-like: MELSINSVDKTRKRSGLGRCKHFFWLGVAFDTVGATMLFTGVFADLLFYDLLLYLGSIIIFLSLLWWVFWYSGNIELSSEEPLSRPYHLPSATTLEVLSQTISNRFSFSMGSVSSTFMRMRRRRHRRRFLQGSALDMTVTGQVENQLDQDKDGMEGAKESGDAQGFGSEDLPKPEAVKSLEGVYPLGPDAGPLGPEASLPRFVKGPSTHLVLPFTPSPLDQPLTPAILASKSLPIVPMASASQPPPILTSKSQPVVSLASTSQPPAVSLASVSQPAVPLAFTSQPLPILTSKSQPIAFLASTSQPLPILTSKSQPVASLASTSQPPPIRISESQPVASLASTSQPPPILASKSQPIVSLASMGQPPAVSLASVSQPAVPLASTSQPLPILTSESQPVASSASTSQPLPILTSKSQPVASLASTSQPLPIRISESQPVASLAATSQPPPILASKSQPIVSLASMSQPPAVSLASVSQPAAPLASTSQPLPLRTSKSQPAAPLASMSQPPAVTLASTGQSAVPLTSTTQPSVLFASKSLPAVCLSSTSQPLTILTSQSHPLVPVASQSHPLVPVASQSHFLVSVASDSHPLVPVASQSHLFMTVASQSHLLVPLASQSQLQNLSQACQTQPPLLEASQSQGLATQVSLLQLLPTQSFPTQPVDLQVVQAIQDFQAMYHTQQASQSSSLVQRIGPSQSPSAQEFYKEPVAFESPPPVGQDLSQNPPDIASLLPESPAPAAQAQQSVPPGRAPTPVPQRRSHSL; encoded by the coding sequence ATGGAGCTTTCGATTAACAGCGTGGACAAGACCAGGAAGCGGTCGGGCCTGGGCCGTTGCAAGCATTTCTTTTGGCTGGGCGTCGCCTTCGACACGGTGGGCGCGACCATGCTGTTCACCGGGGTCTTCGCCGATCTGCTCTTCTACGACCTGTTGCTCTACCTGGGTTCCATCATCATCTTCCTCAGCCTCCTCTGGTGGGTTTTCTGGTACAGCGGTAACATCGAACTCTCTTCTGAAGAGCCCTTGAGCAGGCCGTACCACCTGCCCTCCGCCACCACGCTGGAAGTCCTGAGCCAGACCATCAGCAACCGCTTCTCTTTCTCCATGGGCAGCGTTTCCAGCACTTTTATGCGgatgcggcggcggcggcaccgCAGGAGGTTCCTGCAAGGGAGTGCTCTGGATATGACCGTCACGGGCCAGGTCGAGAACCAGCTAGACCAGGACAAAGACGGGATGGAAGGTGCCAAGGAGAGCGGCGACGCTCAGGGCTTTGGCAGCGAGGATCTCCCCAAACCCGAAGCTGTCAAAAGTTTAGAGGGAGTTTACCCCCTGGGCCCTGATGCCGGTCCCCTAGGCCCAGAGGCTAGTCTCCCAAGGTTTGTTAAGGGACCGTCGACCCATCTGGTGCTGCCGTTCACTCCATCTCCTCTGGACCAGCCTCTAACTCCAGCCATCCTGGCTTCTAAGAGCCTGCCCATAGTCCCCATGGCCTCTGCTAGCCAGCCTCCACCAATTCTGACTTCTAAGAGCCAGCCTGTAGTTTCCTTGGCCTCTACGAGCCAGCCCCCTGCAGTTTCTCTTGCCTCTGTGAGCCAGCCTGCTGTCCCGTTGGCCTTTACTAGCCAGCCTCTACCTATTCTGACTTCTAAGAGCCAGCCTATAGCTTTCTTGGCCTCTACTAGCCAGCCTCTACCTATTCTGACTTCTAAGAGCCAGCCTGTAGCTTCCTTGGCCTCTACTAGCCAGCCTCCACCTATTCGGATTTCTGAGAGCCAGCCTGTAGCTTCCTTGGCCTCTACTAGCCAGCCTCCACCTATTCTGGCTTCTAAGAGCCAGCCTATAGTTTCCTTGGCCTCTATGGGCCAGCCCCCTGCAGTTTCTCTTGCCTCTGTGAGCCAGCCTGCTGTCCCGTTGGCCTCTACTAGCCAGCCTCTACCTATTCTGACTTCTGAGAGCCAGCCTGTAGCTTCCTCGGCCTCTACTAGCCAGCCTCTACCTATTCTGACTTCTAAGAGCCAGCCTGTAGCTTCCTTGGCCTCTACTAGCCAGCCTCTACCTATTCGGATTTCTGAGAGCCAGCCTGTAGCTTCCTTGGCCGCTACTAGCCAGCCTCCACCTATTCTGGCTTCTAAGAGCCAGCCTATAGTTTCCTTGGCCTCTATGAGCCAGCCCCCTGCAGTTTCTCTTGCCTCTGTGAGCCAGCCTGCTGCCCCTTTGGCCTCTACTAGCCAGCCTCTACCTCTTCGGACTTCTAAGAGCCAGCCTGCTGCCCCCTTGGCCTCCATGAGCCAGCCCCCTGCAGTCACTCTTGCTTCTACGGGCCAGTCTGCTGTCCCTTTGACTTCTACTACTCAGCCTTCAGTCCTCTTTGCCTCTAAGAGCCTGCCTGCTGTCTGTTTGTCCTCTACCAGTCAGCCTCTGACCATCCTTACCTCTCAGAGCCACCCCCTGGTACCTGTGGCCTCTCAGAGCCACCCCCTGGTACCTGTGGCCTCTCAGAGCCACTTCCTGGTATCTGTGGCCTCTGACAGCCACCCCCTGGTGCCTGTGGCCTCTCAGAGCCACCTCTTCATGACTGTGGCCTCTCAGAGCCACCTCCTGGTGCCTTTGGCTTCACAAAGCCAGCTCCAGAATCTTTCTCAGGCCTGTCAAACTCAGCCACCACTTCTTGAGGCTTCGCAGTCCCAGGGTCTGGCCACCCAGGTCTCTCTACTCCAGCTTCTGCCCACCCAGTCTTTTCCAACCCAACCTGTGGACCTTCAGGTGGTCCAGGCTATCCAGGATTTTCAGGCCATGTATCACACCCAGCAGGCCTCCCAGAGCAGCTCTTTGGTTCAGAGGATTGGACCAAGTCAGTCTCCATCTGCCCAGGAGTTTTACAAAGAGCCAGTTGCTTTTGAGAGCCCACCACCAGTGGGCCAGGATCTAAGTCAGAACCCCCCTGACATCGCATCCCTGCTCCCTGAGTCCCCAGCTCCAGCTGCTCAAGCCCAGCAGTCAGTGCCCCCTGGAAGGGCACCCACCCCTGTCCCGCAGAGGAGGAGTCACTCTCTCTAG
- the LOC130861055 gene encoding pyruvate dehydrogenase protein X component, mitochondrial-like, producing the protein MPSLSPAMEEGNIVKWLKKEGEAVSAGDALCEIETDKAVVTLDAGDDGILAKIVVTEGSKNIRLGSLIGLLVEEGEDWKHVEIPKDIGPPSPASKPSVPRPSPEPQISIPVIKEHTPGKLQFCLIPAARNILEKHSLDANRGTATGPRGIFTKEDALKLVQLKQMGKITESRATPALPTTPTAPLPPQPAAAPSYPRPAIPPVSTPGQPNVAGTFTEIPASNIRRVIAKRLTESKSTVPHAYAATDCDLGAVSKVRQNLVRDDVKISVNDFIIKAAAVTLKQILSVNVTWDREGPKQLPFIHISVAVATDKGLITPILKDAAAKGLQEIADSVKALSKKARDGKLLPEEYQGGSFSISSLGMFGIDEFTAVINPPQACILAVGRSRPVLKLTQGEERNARLQQHQLITVTMSSDSRAVDDELATRFLQHFKANLENPT; encoded by the coding sequence ATGCCGTCactgtcccctgcaatggaagaaGGGAACATTGTGAAATGGCTGAAAAAGGAAGGTGAAGCTGTGAGTGCTGGAGATGCCTTATGTGAAATAGAGACTGACAAGGCTGTGGTTACCTTAGATGCAGGTGATGATGGCATCTTGGCCAAAATAGTGGTTACAGAAGGATCTAAAAATATACGGCTAGGTTCACTAATTGGTTTGCTAGTTGAAGAAGGAGAAGATTGGAAACATGTTGAAATTCCCAAAGATATAGGTCCTCCATCACCCGCTTCAAAACCATCAGTGCCTCGCCCCTCACCAGAACCACAGATTTCTATCCCTGTCATAAAGGAACACACACCGGGAAAACTGCAGTTCTGTTTAATTCCAGCTGCCCGCAATATTCTGGAAAAACACTCACTGGATGCTAACCGGGGAACAGCCACAGGTCCTCGGGGGATATTCACTAAAGAGGATGCTCTCAAACTGGTCCAGTTGAAACAGATGGGCAAGATCACAGAATCCAGAGCCACTCCAGCCCTGCCAACCACTCCCACGGCGCCTTTGCCCCCACAGCCCGCAGCTGCGCCCTCCTATCCCCGGCCAGCAATCCCTCCAGTATCAACTCCTGGACAACCTAATGTAGCGGGTACATTCACTGAAATCCCTGCTAGCAATATTAGAAGAGTTATTGCCAAGAGGTTAACTGAATCTAAAAGTACTGTACCTCATGCATACGCTGCTACTGACTGTGACCTGGGAGCTGTTTCAAAAGTTAGGCAAAATCTGGTCAGAGATGACGTTAAAATATCAGTAAATGATTTTATCATCAAGGCAGCAGCTGTTACCCTTAAGCAAATACTGAGTGTTAATGTAACCTGGGATAGAGAAGGCCCAAAACAACTGCCCTTTATTCACATTTCAGTGGCTGTGGCAACAGATAAAGGTTTAATTACACCAATCCTAAAAGATGCTGCTGCTAAGGGTCTACAGGAGATTGCTGACTCTGTAAAGGCTCTGTCAAAGAAAGCGAGAGATGGGAAATTGTTACCTGAAGAATACCAAGGAGGATCTTTTAGTATTTCCAGCTTGGGGATGTTTGGCATCGATGAATTTACTGCAGTGATCAACCCTCCTCAGGCCTGCATTTTGGCTGTTGGGAGATCCCGACCTGTGCTGAAGCTCACCCAGGGTGAAGAGAGGAATGCCAGACTGCAGCAGCACCAGCTCATAACGGTCACAATGTCCAGTGACAGCCGAGCCGTAGATGATGAACTGGCTACCAGGTTTctgcaacattttaaagcaaacctAGAGAATCCTACCTGA